The genomic stretch GATTTCCCGGATACGGGAAATGTCTTTACCTTGGGACCATTCTTCCCGAGAAATATCTTCAGTGAGAAACGCATCCGCCAGAGAACCGCTTTTCCCGGCCAGCAGCCGCAGGCCATAGAGAACATCGGCATCCAATCCGCATAAAGGGGACAGGAGCACGGCGGTGAAGAGAACCTGGTCTTCGGGATGAGAGAGCCAGCCCAGCAGGTTGGCGATATCGCATGCTTCGGGACTGGCGAGCGGATTTCCCCCGGCCAGATTTACAAAAGGGATGCCCCGGCGCAGGAAAGCCTCCTCATATCTTCCGGTCTGAGTCCCTTTACGGAGGAGAAGTGCCATCTGCCCGCAGGAATAACCGTATGTTTCCCGCAATTCCTCAGCTTTTGCGGCAATAAAATCACCTTCCAGGGAGCGGCAGGCATCCGCATTCCCCGCATCGAACACCACAATCTCTACAGGAGAGCAATGGTCATTCCCCTTCCGGTACGATTTCATATCCGAATAAACGGCATCGAAAGGGTTTTCCGGGTCATCCCGGCCCATTATCCGGCCGAAAGTATGATTGATGAAGCCGATAATCACCGGAGTACTCCGGTAATTGACCTTGAGAGGTTTGAAGTCCACGCTCGGACGGGCGGTGAATGCATTAAAAACAGCCACATCCGCCCCGCGGAACCGGTATATGGATTGTTTCGGATCCCCGACGGTAAACAGTTTCGCCGAAGAATTCCCGGCAATCATCCGTAGAATGTCAAGCTGAAGGCTGTCGGTATCCTGGAACTCATCCACGAGAATATGTTTGAACGAACCGGACACTTTCCGGCAGACATCTGCATGACGGCGGAGCAGACGCCAGGTTTCGATCAGGGTATCGTCATGGTCAAGGTACGACTGCGATTTTTTCAACCGGAGGAAATGCTCATCGAGTTTCACATATTCCTCGATCAGGCAGGAAACCACCAGGGGTGTGATGTCCTTTTCCTGGCGGTAGTAGGAGCTGACAAGGTCGAGAAATTCCAGATACTCCCTTATCCCGCCTTTCACCTGTTCGGCGCTGATGCCCTGATCCGTCCAGGCATCCTTTATTTTTTTGTTCAGACGGGGCAGCTTTGGCGGTATCAGTGCAATCACTTCCCGAAGGAATGCCTCATCCACGCGGTCATTTTCAACCATTTCCCTGATCTGTACTGAGCCTTCAAGTATATCGGGAAGCATACTAGAGAGGCTGTCTTCACCTGGGCGGATGGCATGAAAATCCCGTAATCTCGTTTCGAAACTCTCCAGATTTTTCAGTATAAACTGCCGGTATTGGGACCGTAGTATTTCAGGAGAGGGAACTCCATGCACGTCCAGCCATTTTACCACCTCCACCCGCCGGGAAAGGAGCTGGGTGAGAATTCGCCTCAATCCCTGGAAACCGAGCGCCCGAACGAGAATACCAATACGCTCGGGATCCTCATCGAGACGGGATTTGAGAAATCCGGACAAAGCCTCCGCCTGAAACCGCGAGGAAAAGGTATCATCCAGGATTTCAAACTGCGGATCGACTCCGGCCTGCACGGGATAAGCCCGCAGGATATTATTACAGAAAGCATGGATGGTCGAAATGGGGGCGGAATAGATTTTTTCCGCCGTTTCATGCCACAGTGCGGCGGTATCAGGATACTGTTCAGCCAGTTCCAAAGCTTTCTGAGCGATACGGGCTTTCATCTGGTCGGCGGCCTTGTTGGTGAATGTAATGGCGGCTATTTCTGAAAGAGAAATCTGTTCGCTGTTCACCAGGTAAAGGTATCTTCCCACCAGGACCCTTGTTTTTCCGGAACCTGCGCCTGAGCAGACTGCCACCTCGTCCGCCTGTGACGTCGCGGCAAGTTTCTGTTCGCTGTCCAGGTCACGAATCGGCATATTCACTCTCCTCCCCGGAGATTTCCCTTCCTCCCCTGCATAGCAGGCGAAAATCACACCAGCGGGAATCTCTGCACTCGCCGGGAGGATACTCCCCCCTCCGTATTCTACCAACCGATGTGTGTGCGCTCTCACAGGCCATCCGGATATATTCCGCCCAATCATCGCCTGTAACGGGCTTCCTTTCGGCTTTATAGCAGACATGGGCCATCTCGCGCAGGTTATAGAATACACCATCATGGATGCTGCTGCCCGGAACGATCTGCTCAGTCGCCGCTTTCAAATAAAGAGGCGCCTGGAGGGCCTTACCGGAAACCAAATCTGAAAGCGATGCTTTGCAGTCTCCGGTCTTGTAATCTATGATACGGATACGGGGAGGCGTTTCGTTCGCATCGATGTCGATACGATCGATGCGGCCTGAAACCAGGACCAGGTCGCTTCCTTTTTCAAGACGAAGCGGAGGATATGGAGTTGCACAGGAGAAACTTTCAAGCCCGAAACCGGTCTCAAGAAAGAAGGGCCGAAAAGGTGCGGAGGAAAAGTATTCGGCCTCGTTTTCGAGAAAATATTCCATCCAGGCAAGAAGGAATTTTTTCTCGGCCAGCATCACCACCGGATGGAGTCCTGCAAAGGCATCGGCCTTTTCCGCGAACACCTGCCCGCTGATTTCCCTTATCAGGCTCTTCATGTCGTTGAGTTCATCCCGGCTGAAACCCGCCCGGCCCAGAGAGATGCACCGCCGGTAAAACCGGGCCAGGATTTCATGGATGAGGATGCCCCGGTCAGACGCTTCCACCTCGCCGATAGTTTCCCTATCCACCCGAAGCCGGAGAATACGGGCGAGGAAGAACCTGACCGGGCAGGAGGCATATTCTTCCAGTTCGGAAACGGAATACACCCGCCCGCCTCCCCACTCCCGGCTGACCGATTCGAGAAGAGCCGGGCTCTCAAGGATAAGTTCAGGTTCTTTTTGCATCCTGCTCCAGACGGCTAAAGACAGCTCCAGGCGGGCTGCGGCGGACTGGTCCCTCCTGCGCTGACCGGCGAGAATGACGGGGGCAAGTTCCGGATTCGCTTTCATCGCACGAATGATCTGCTCATCCCTGCCGCGGCGGTCGCAATACCCTCCCTCCCAGGCAGCGCCGGGGACTCCGCGATGAAAAGCATTCAGGCACCATGAAGCCGTATTCCCGCGAATCTCCCTTAGATAGGGTGAAACGGCCGGATCCCCGCCCTCATTGTCGATGCCGGGGAATGTCAGAAATAATTGTTCCGCGCCGTGCATGGACAGGTAAAAGAGGAGACTGTCCTCAGATTCGGCGTGCTTAAGCATCTCACGGGCGTATACCGGATCATGGAGAGAGAAACCGCCTTGTCTTCCGGCGAAAGGCCTGTTATCCAGACCAGTGAGAAACACGATCCTGCGGGTGGCATAACGGGCATGGTTCACGTCGGCCAAAAGCACCCCTTTTCCTGCGCAGGGCTGTTCGATAATGAAGGCATCCCGGAGAAACAAAACGAGAAGGCGATGCAATTCAGTAACTTTCACCATTTTACGAAGGGGGGAATAGAACCGGGCGAATGCATCGAGAAGCTCCTTTAGGCGCTCGAATGCCGCGGCTTCCGAAAGCGCGCACTCAGGGTCTCCGCCGCCGTCCAGATTATTCCGGATGTTGAGCCATTCGATCATTCTCTTCACACTGGATATGAAGCCTTCGGGAGAATCAATATCGGCAAGCATGCAGCTCCAGCCGCGGTCATCCGTCTCCGGGCCGGCGGGTGTTCCGGTTTTCCGTGTCCGGTCGCCGGTGTATTGCGAGGAGAGAACTCCCGCCGCCAGCTCATCGTCATCCGGGTGAATGGAGGACTGGATCGCATCGAGAACGACCCTAACCACGGGATGAGTGGAAAGCGGACGCCGAACTCCTCCTTCCACTTGAATCCCATTCTTCCGCAGGGCGATGTCCAGGGGAGTTCCATAGCCCGGCCTTGACCGTGCGACAATCATGATGTCATGATGTTCCCAGATACCCCGGGCGATCTTATCCCGTATGAAGCCCGCGATCCACCCGGCTTCGGCTTCTTCGCTGCGAAAGGTATGAATCTGCACATCGCCGGGAGTTACGGTCCCTGTCCAGGTTCCGCCGCGGAAACCCCGCACGACCACACCTGTACCGCCTTCTTTTTTGGAATCTACCCGGACAACCCTCCCTCCCAGCTCTTCCAGACGGGAACGGAGTTTACCGGGCAGGTCAAAAAGTTGAGGCCGCGAAGGATCATCCGGAATACTCACCGCGCTCCGGCTGAAACCGGCCATGAGCCGGGAGATGAACTGAAACTGCCTCTCGGTAAGGTCATAGAAACCGTGGGCGATGAGCGGCCCACCGAACCCCTGTGAGAACCGCTCCGCCCGGTCGTCCGAAAGCGCCATCATCACTACGCCTTCATGGTCGGCGGCCCGGAGCCGTTTCAGGTGCACATCGTACGCGGCGGCGACAGCCTCTATTTCACGGGCGCGGATGAAGGTTTTATCCGTGCTGCGGATATCTGCAAGATACAAAAGAATGGTATTGATAAAACCGGGATACCCGGCAATTGTGGAATAATAGGAGCTCCGGCCGATACGGCTCGCTGCAAGCTCTCCGGCCAGGGCTCGTTTTACCGGGGGATCTATCATTTCGGCAGCGACACCGGCTTGAGACAGGATGGCCAGAGCAAGTCCCTCCATCGTATAGACCCGGTGGCCGGTGAATCCGTTTCCGGATAGCACGGCCAGTTTCCTCTCCAGTGCGGCAACCGAGCCGCTGTCGGGAACCACGGCGCAGACCGGCCCCAGACGGAGGGGGGTCCGTTTCAAAAGGGCGTCGAGATTGGCTTCCGGGTCGGGTCCGGCAAAGATGGTAAGATTCATGGTATTCCCAGGTTCAGGTAAACGGGAAATAATCGTTTATTTCTTGAAATATACGGGAAAAAGGGCTGAGGTGAAACAGGAAAGCGGGGCTTTCACCGGACTTCCTATGCAAAATTGTCTGACGGATGGTCAGGATGGAAGGATGACCGGGAAAAAGATTTCCTGGCCATCCCCTATATTTTTACATCAATATTTTGTAACTCTTTATGATGCTTATCTTTCCACGAAAATATATTCTTGAAAATATTCTCTGGTTCAAGTCCTCGTGAAGGACTAATCCCCCCTGTCCTTCGGACATCCCCCCTTGTTAAGGGGGGAATCATGTTAGCAGGCAGCTTTTACCCCCTTAATAAGGGGGTCGCCGCTTTATGCGGCGGGGGGATTTTATCTAAAGAGAAGATAAGTGATATGGCATGCCTATCGCCGAATAAAAAATGGAAGGATGACCGGGAAAAAGATTAGTCCTTGCAAATCAGTAAAATTTCATATTTTTTTAAACTATTTTCTTTTTTCGGGTGTCAAACAGGCATAAAAAAGAAAGACAAGGCGAAGGGTGACAATAACCGGAACCGGGGAAAAACACGATTTATACAGAGCTTCTCATCGAATACCGGAAAATATAAATGTATATCCCGGTTTCCACGAAAACTTTGAAAAAGGAGAATGAAAACAATGACTCGTAAAAGACTCTTTTCGTTCCTGCTCTTTTTCACTCTGCTGATTATTCTGGTTGCGGCAGTGGCTCAGACGCAGGTGCAGAGACCGAAGGCAAACTTCGTTGACCGTATTTCCGCCGTGCTGGAAAAGGCCGGCTGCCCGCTTTCTCAGCGCCAGCTCGATGCGATTGCAAAGATCACGCCCGGACCGGACGCCCGTGGCGCCATGCAAAAGATTCTGAGCGATGACCAGAAAAAAGCCCTGCAAAGCGCGCTGAAACAGCAAAGAACGGGGCTTCAACTGAGAGGGATGGCGCAGAGACTAAAAGCAGCGGGTATCCCGCTCACCGATGACCAGATCGCCAAGATAAAAGCGCTCAAACTCGGCGAAGGAAAGGGCGCTCTCCAGTCCATCCTCACCGCCGATCAGGTGAACGCGCTGAAAAAGGGAGCAGGATTGAAACGTGAGCGTCTGGTTATTGGCGGGATCGCCGTGCAGCTCAAAAAAGCCGGATATCCGCTCTCCGTAAGACAAATAGCACAAATCAAGAATTTGGTAAAAGGAGCAAAATCCCGCGACGCACTCATGAACATCCTCACTGCAGAGCAGAAAGTCGCGCTCAAGAAGCCTTTCGTGGACAGGCTGGCAGCAAGATTAAAAGCTGCCGGACAGCCGCTTTCTGATGAGCAATTGAAATCCATCAATGCTATTATGCCTGGTAAAAACGCCCGTGAGCAGGTGAAAGCTATCCTGACTTCCGAACAGGTTTCCGCCCTGAAAAAAAGTATCAGCGAAGCCGCGCCGAGCACAGGAACTACAGATAAAGCGACTGCGGCAGGTGAAACGCCCAGGGTGTTCAATGCTCTTAAACCGAATTATCCCAACCCGTTCAACCCCAGCACCACAATCGAGTACAGTATCGTCCAGCCGGGGAATGTCCGGGTGCAGATCTTCGGCATCAACGGCCAGCTCATCTCCACCCTGGTGGACTCCTACCAGGCTGCGGGCTGGCACAGCGCCACCTGGAACGCCGGGAACCTCGCCGGAGGCATGTATATCTGCACTGTCACTTCCGGCGGTTTCACCCAGTCAAGGAAAATGACCCTGCTGAAATAACACCTCTTTAATAAACTTCCAGCGATAAAAAACAAATAGGAGGGGGATTTGTCCCCTCCTTTTGCATTATTATCCATTGTAAATGATATAGTAAAAAAGGAAATTTTACCTTCTACTCAGCTTTTTTAACCTCACCCCCTGTCCCCCTCTCAGCCAGGAGAGGGGGTAACTCATTATGCGCCTTGTTCTTACCATCTCATAACTCCGGGGTCCCCGCAAGTGCTTGCACTTGTGGGGTGGATAGAGAGGGTGGCCGAAGGCCGGGCGAGGTTATCGTCAATTCAGAGAGCTTTTTCATACTTTTTGCCGGATCATCATCCCTCATCCTTCATCCTTGTCTTTTACAGCCCCCCGATCGGAAGCTGTCCCACGGAATACGGGACAAAAACCCCCGCTTTCAGATTCTTAATCGCAGCGTCTATGACCGCCTGCCCGCCTTTCATGCAGAAGAGGCCGTGCCCCGGAAAGAGGCTGTCGATGCCGAGACCGCCCAGACGGGGAAGGCTCGCGTGGTAATCAAGCAGGTTCGACCCCGGATAGTTGAGGAGGCCGAGGACTCCACCCCAGAAGAACATATCGCCGTCGAACATGCACCTGAGACCGTCCAGTTCCATGAGGTAGCATACCGAATCGGGCGAATGGCCGGTTATGTTCAGCGCGGTGATATGGACTCCCCCGATATCGAATTCTTCGGCGTCGCTGACTGCATGATCCACCGGGCAGTGTATATAGAAGTAGTCGGGAGCGTAGAGGCCGCAGGCTTTGGCGTCGTTTACCCAGAGTTCCTCGTCATTCCCCTGTTCGAGCATGTACTTTCCGACATTCCCACTGATCCATACCTGGCACCCGAACCGGTCTTTGAGCGCCTTTGCCCCACGGGCATGGTCGGTATGGTGGTGGGTCAGGAGAATGTGGCTGATTTTCTTCGGATTGAATCCTTCCGCTTTGATGGAACCGATAAGGCCCTCGGTGTCGTAGCCGTTTCCCGCATCGATGAGAAAGATCCCCTTCGGCCCTTTGATCAGGTAAATATGGCAGTCGCCGCCTTCGGTCAGCCCCAGGGGGGTGTCGCCGACCAGGTAGATTGATGGTGTAATCCGCATGGCTGTTCCTCCGCTGAAAGTGAAAAAATTGTGTGGTTTATGTCGAAATATAACATGTATCTTACAACGAAGAAAGTAAGTATCATACGAATCAGTGGTACAGACAATATTCAAAATATACTTTTTAACAACGGAGGCTGTTTGATATGATTTATTCCGTTATTAAACTAAAGAGCGCCGCCTGGCTCTTATCCATTATAATTGCCTTCTCTTCTCCTTGCCTTGCCCAGAAGAAACCAACTGTCCCGGATATCAGCACCACCATCGCAGAGGACATTTCCGATTTCACATGGGCGCGGGTCTCATTTCGTATAAAACCGCCAACTAAAGAAGCGATCCTCTGGTTCTACGCCTATCAGTACTATGACAATTCCCTCCCGCTCCGTATCGAGGTGAACGGACACGCGGCGGCGTACAACTCGGAAAAAGGGAAGGGCAAGTTTATCTGGCATAAAACCAACATTCCGGCTAATTACTTTTCCCCGGGAGTCAACCGGATTGTTTTCAGAACCGATTCATCGGCAACAAATTCCTGGGCAATAGGGGCGGAATGGGCGGAAAACCCCCGGGGCAGCGCCAAATCCTCCAACCGCGGCAAAAGCTGGTACACCGCCAATCTCGGGTATAACTACAGCCTGGTGGGAAATTATGCCGTCCGCCTGACCGATGGCGGAGGAAATGCGCTGGCAGTGACTCTTCTCGAGCCGGAAAAAGGAAAAAGGCCTGTTGCACGAGCTTTCTCGCCGAAAGTTGATCCATTTCCCGCCGGGAAAGGACAATTTGAGGCATTTTCTTTTGAACGGTCCTTTTCCGGGAAAGAACTGTTTGACTGTCCGCGCGACACGCACATTGAAACAGACGGGAATCTCCCGATTTTCCGGCTCAAGCGCGGCGAGTTGATCAAGGACGAGGACGGCAACGCCCAGTTCAACATCGACCGCACTGCCTTCGAGCGAACAGATTCCCTCAAAGTGCCCTGGTGGCTCGGAGAGCAGGTGACCGACACCGTGTGGATAAAAAAAGTGCTGGAATTGAAAAATCCGGAGACTGATAAAGCCGCCCTGATGTTCTTTTACGAGATTCAGGCCCATTATCCGCGAAAAGGCGGCTACTGGAGCGTCGAGGGCGGCTCGCAGTCGCCGCTCCATGTCATCATCAACGGAACCGAGCTTCCCCCGATCAAACCGGACATCGGATACCGCAACCGTACCGAAGACTGGCGTCAGGTGGACTTTCCGCCCGGTCTCCTGAAGAAGGGCATCAACACTGTGGTCATGCACGCAGAAAAAGGCGGAGACTGGCGGTTTGCATACGAGAATTCCGTCTCTCCCAACCGGAGCGCACGGAGCATGGACGGCGGAAAAACCTGGGACTACAACCGCCTCGGCGAAAACCGTAACGAAAACGGCGAATACCTGGTTCGTTTTCTCCTGGACCGCTGTCATGAACAGGGAATGGTCTGGTCGGCGTCAATCGCCCTCTGGGAGAAAGACGGGAAGGGTTTTCTCACGCCTGTGAAGAATCTCGAAGTATCCGTTACTCTCGAAGGCGAGACTCCGGCGGGCGCTATGTTCCGGCCGCAGGTCAGGTTCGGGACGACGCCGGTTCCCGGGGAGGATTCCTGGACTGACTGGGGAGAACCTTCCTACGGGAAGAATCTTACCATGCAGGTTCCCGGACAGGATTTCCGGTACATGCAGTGGCGCGCAGTTCTCAGCACACGTTCGCTGAAAATTACGCCGCGGCTGACCGGAGTCCGCCTCATAGTAAAGGGAGAGCGCGGAACCTTCCCGGACGGGAAATATGTGACCCTTTCCTCCCTCGACAACCCGCCGCTAAGGCTGGGAAGCCTGGAAAGGAAGTATGATTCTTATGGCAACGAGATTCTCAGGGAGCTTCGGGAAAGGTATCATCTCGACGATGTGGTGAAAGACGGGCGCACAGAGCTGGAAAAACTGGCACTCCTTGCTTCCTGGGTCCATGAGTCCCGTTTTTCATCGGCGAAAGAGGGAGAACAGCACCGCAGTAAAAACGGCATCGATAGCCGCACCACACACTGGGCGCCCAACAACGCGCTCTGGGCTTTGAACATGTTCAGCCGCGGTTACGGCCACCTGGACAGACGGTTCGGCTCTCACTGTCATGATTACAACAGCGCTTTTGTGGGCTGCTGCGAGGCGCTCGGATTTGTCGCCCGCCCGCTCATCATGACCCGTGCGGAATCAGCGCTCGGAGGTCACAGTTTCCCCGAAGTCTGGTCCAACGAATTCAACCGGTGGATTTTAGTCGACGCTTACGTGAACGCTTATTATCTCCGTGATGACGGCGTCCCGGCCAACACCATGGAAATCCACGAAGCGCAATTCGATTCCACCCTATTCAAGCGCATCTCCACCTTCCAGATGGACCGTATCTCTTCTCCTGCCCGGAAAGCCGCCGGGGACGCCTACAAACCCCAGGTGAAGGAATGCCCGCGCGGGTATGAATCCTTCGGCATCTGGCTCCGCTCCGATCTCATGAATGAACCGGCGCCCTATCCAATCTGGGACGGCGTCCACTCATTCCGCTGGGATGGCCGTCTCTGGTACGACGATCCGCGCGCGCAGTCATTCGCCGAATTCAGCCGCTACTCGAACCGTGCGGACGACCTGTACTTTTCTGTGAACCAGTGTTTCATCAATCCGGAATACCGGGGAGGCGACTTGGTGGTTATCAGGCTCTCACATACCATGCCCAATTTCCGGTGCTATGAGGTGCGGTTCGACCGCCGGGGGGAATGGACTGAATACCGGAGCGATTTCCCGGTCAAACTGCATAAAGGGGAAAATGTCATTGAAATCCGGCCGGTCAATCTCTGGGGAATAAAGGGCGCCGCAAGCACGGTGACAATGTCGAATAAGCTGCCGGGGTAATTCAGAAATACGGATATGTCGTTAAGTAAGCTAAGGTGATCATCCGAAAGGTTAATCCCCCCTGCCCCCCTTATTAAGGGGGGAAAGAGAAAATTGTTACTTTTACTGTGTAAACATTTATTAGGATTTGACAGAACCCTCTCCCTATATTCCCCCCTTAATAAGGGGGGCAGGGGGGATATTTAAAGACGCAGAAGCACACAATTTCTAACATTTACTGTATTTTGCTGACTTAACGACATACCCGTATTCAGAAATTGATCTGGTCGTCGCTCATAACCCGCTCATCCCCGGTCAGCTCGAATACCTGTTTCATCAGCTCGACATCGTGGGGGGTCTGCTTGACATCGCGGCGGGCAAACATCCGCTTCTGGGTGGTGACCACCTGGTCAAAGCCGATTTCGGTCACCTGGCCGACACTCCGGGCGTAGTTGGTGAAACAGGGCACATTGGTTGTCACCGTGCCGTAAATCATGCTGCACGCTCCGACTATCTTTCCGGTAAAGAAAGAGGTGTTGACCGCCGATTTAACGAAATCCCCGATGATTGACCCTAAGAACTGCATACCTGTTTCCACCCGCTTTCCCCGGTAGTACACCCGCACTTTTCCATAGGTGTTCTTGAGGTCGCTGGTCGAACTTCCCGCGCCGAGATTCACCCACTGGCCCACCCAGGAATGCCCGAGGAAGCCGTGGTGCTGTTTGTTCGAGTGCGATTCGATGACCGTCGCTTCCACCTCGCCGCCGATCTTGCACCCTTCGCCGATGGAGGTTTTGTCCTTGATGGCTGAATGTTCGATAATTTTTGTTCCCTTCCCGATATGTACGGGGCCTTCGAGATAGTTGAAGTGCATGATCTTCACTCCGCTGTCGATTACCACCGGCCCCTTTTCGGTATCCACCGCCACGGTAGGAGCCATGTCCACGGTGTCCTCCAGAAATACATTCTTCTGTATCTCACGGTACCGGCCTCTCGAGATGAGGTAATCCAGGTTGGATGGGAAAATGCGGAGATGGGTTTCGACAATCTGGTGAGGCCAGTCGATGGTGCGGAACAGCTCCCGCTCGAGGGGAAGCCCCTGCTCAAGCAGGAGAGAGCCGATGGTTTGGGACGAAACATCCGGCCCGAGATTTTTTCCCGCCGGAATAAGCGCGGCGGCGACCCGGTTTCCGCTTGTGGTAATGAATGGATCATTCGAGGCGAGAAGATCGCGAATGGTCTTATTGTAGGAAATATCCGGCTCGATCGAGGCATTCAAGAAAAGTATGGGTGATTCGTCGGAAGGCTTGGCGTCGGGTGCGCCGTTGTTAAAAAAATGTTTGCGGCGGAGAGTAAACAAGGGGACATCGAGAGATTTCACCAGATCGAAAAGGGTAAGCGAGCCGACATGCAGCTCGTAGAGCGGCCGGAACAGCCCGACCGGGCGGAGATTGTCGCATTGATTATCCTCGAAGAGAACGATATTCATTTAACCTCCCGGAAAAAGTCATGCTTTACTCCACTGTCACGCTTTTAGCCAGGTTCCTGGGGCGGTCTACATCACACCCCCGCGCCACCGCCATGTGGTAGGCCAGAAGCTGAAGCGGGATAACTCCTAGCACCGGCACCAGCGGATCCAGGGTCGCAGGAATACGAATGATGTCCTCCGCAAGGGTGTCCAGACTCGTGCAATGCTCACGGACCACTGCGATGATCCTTCCACCGCGGGCGCGGATTTCATTCACATTGGATACTATTTTGTCAAGAATCCTGCTCTGGGCGGCAAGCACCACAACCGGCATATTTTTATCTATCAGGGCGATGGGGCCATGCTTCAATTCAGCGGCGGGGATTCCCTCGGCGTGAATATAGGATATTTCCTTGAGCTTGAGCGCACCTTCAAGAGCCAGCGGGTATTCATACAGACGGCCGATGTAGAGAAAATTGGAGAAATGGAGGTATTTCTCCGCGATGGATTTGATGGAATCGCTCAGTTTCAGGGTCTCCTCCATCTGCTCGGAGAGCTTACGGAGGGCGTCGATGAAAATGAGTCCGTCCCGGAGGGGCATGTTCCTCATGCGGCTGGCCTGAAGGGCAAGGAGGGCAAGCACTACCACCTGGCTGGTGAACGCCTTGGTTGAGGCTACCCCGATCTCCGGCCCGGCGTGCAGGAACACTCCCTGCCCGCACTCACGGGCGATGGAGCTTCCCACCGCATTCACAATTCCCATGACCGGCGTTCCGAGACGCTTGGCCTCGCGAATCCCGGCCAGTGTGTCCGCCGTCTCCCCCGACTGGCTTATGGCAATGACCAGCGCTCCCGGATCGATTGCCGGATTGGCATACCGGAATTCGGCGGCGTAGCAGACTTCGGTGGGAATCCGCGCCATGCCTTCGAACAGGTATTTCCCTATCAGTCCGGCATGCCAGCTTGTCCCGCAGGCAATGATCTTGAGGCGTTTTGCCTTGAGCAGGAGGCTCTCGTCGATGCCTCCGAGATGAATTGTGCCTTCACTCTGCCAGATACGGCCGCGCATGGCGTCGAGTACGGTCTGGGGCTGTTCGTGGATTTCCTTCTCCATGAAATGGGTGTAGCCTCCCAGCTCCACTGCTTTTAGGTCGAAGGTTATCTGCTCAATTTCCTTGACTGTGGGAGTCTCATCCAGCCGGAAACTTTCGAACCCGTCTCCCCGGAGGACTGCGCATTCGTTGTCGTCCAGGTACACCACAGAGCGGGTATAGGGGATTATTGCGGAAGGGTCGCTGGCCGCAAGGGTAAAATCCGGCCCGCGGCCGATGACCAGGGGGCTGC from Candidatus Latescibacter sp. encodes the following:
- a CDS encoding MBL fold metallo-hydrolase, with protein sequence MRITPSIYLVGDTPLGLTEGGDCHIYLIKGPKGIFLIDAGNGYDTEGLIGSIKAEGFNPKKISHILLTHHHTDHARGAKALKDRFGCQVWISGNVGKYMLEQGNDEELWVNDAKACGLYAPDYFYIHCPVDHAVSDAEEFDIGGVHITALNITGHSPDSVCYLMELDGLRCMFDGDMFFWGGVLGLLNYPGSNLLDYHASLPRLGGLGIDSLFPGHGLFCMKGGQAVIDAAIKNLKAGVFVPYSVGQLPIGGL
- a CDS encoding transglutaminase-like domain-containing protein, whose product is MIYSVIKLKSAAWLLSIIIAFSSPCLAQKKPTVPDISTTIAEDISDFTWARVSFRIKPPTKEAILWFYAYQYYDNSLPLRIEVNGHAAAYNSEKGKGKFIWHKTNIPANYFSPGVNRIVFRTDSSATNSWAIGAEWAENPRGSAKSSNRGKSWYTANLGYNYSLVGNYAVRLTDGGGNALAVTLLEPEKGKRPVARAFSPKVDPFPAGKGQFEAFSFERSFSGKELFDCPRDTHIETDGNLPIFRLKRGELIKDEDGNAQFNIDRTAFERTDSLKVPWWLGEQVTDTVWIKKVLELKNPETDKAALMFFYEIQAHYPRKGGYWSVEGGSQSPLHVIINGTELPPIKPDIGYRNRTEDWRQVDFPPGLLKKGINTVVMHAEKGGDWRFAYENSVSPNRSARSMDGGKTWDYNRLGENRNENGEYLVRFLLDRCHEQGMVWSASIALWEKDGKGFLTPVKNLEVSVTLEGETPAGAMFRPQVRFGTTPVPGEDSWTDWGEPSYGKNLTMQVPGQDFRYMQWRAVLSTRSLKITPRLTGVRLIVKGERGTFPDGKYVTLSSLDNPPLRLGSLERKYDSYGNEILRELRERYHLDDVVKDGRTELEKLALLASWVHESRFSSAKEGEQHRSKNGIDSRTTHWAPNNALWALNMFSRGYGHLDRRFGSHCHDYNSAFVGCCEALGFVARPLIMTRAESALGGHSFPEVWSNEFNRWILVDAYVNAYYLRDDGVPANTMEIHEAQFDSTLFKRISTFQMDRISSPARKAAGDAYKPQVKECPRGYESFGIWLRSDLMNEPAPYPIWDGVHSFRWDGRLWYDDPRAQSFAEFSRYSNRADDLYFSVNQCFINPEYRGGDLVVIRLSHTMPNFRCYEVRFDRRGEWTEYRSDFPVKLHKGENVIEIRPVNLWGIKGAASTVTMSNKLPG
- a CDS encoding putative sugar nucleotidyl transferase; this encodes MNIVLFEDNQCDNLRPVGLFRPLYELHVGSLTLFDLVKSLDVPLFTLRRKHFFNNGAPDAKPSDESPILFLNASIEPDISYNKTIRDLLASNDPFITTSGNRVAAALIPAGKNLGPDVSSQTIGSLLLEQGLPLERELFRTIDWPHQIVETHLRIFPSNLDYLISRGRYREIQKNVFLEDTVDMAPTVAVDTEKGPVVIDSGVKIMHFNYLEGPVHIGKGTKIIEHSAIKDKTSIGEGCKIGGEVEATVIESHSNKQHHGFLGHSWVGQWVNLGAGSSTSDLKNTYGKVRVYYRGKRVETGMQFLGSIIGDFVKSAVNTSFFTGKIVGACSMIYGTVTTNVPCFTNYARSVGQVTEIGFDQVVTTQKRMFARRDVKQTPHDVELMKQVFELTGDERVMSDDQINF
- the glmS gene encoding glutamine--fructose-6-phosphate transaminase (isomerizing), which encodes MCGIFGYVGKGISPGILVDGIRRLEYRGYDSWGIAVGGEDDLFIHKAEGRISDEFLEDFPQNCFQCGIAHTRWATHGAPTAENAHPHVDCSYSLALVHNGIIENYKPLKQKLLDIGHTFLSETDTEVVVHLIEQLRKDGLDLRLAFLEALKSLEGTYGIALISRDAPGEILLGKRGSPLVIGRGPDFTLAASDPSAIIPYTRSVVYLDDNECAVLRGDGFESFRLDETPTVKEIEQITFDLKAVELGGYTHFMEKEIHEQPQTVLDAMRGRIWQSEGTIHLGGIDESLLLKAKRLKIIACGTSWHAGLIGKYLFEGMARIPTEVCYAAEFRYANPAIDPGALVIAISQSGETADTLAGIREAKRLGTPVMGIVNAVGSSIARECGQGVFLHAGPEIGVASTKAFTSQVVVLALLALQASRMRNMPLRDGLIFIDALRKLSEQMEETLKLSDSIKSIAEKYLHFSNFLYIGRLYEYPLALEGALKLKEISYIHAEGIPAAELKHGPIALIDKNMPVVVLAAQSRILDKIVSNVNEIRARGGRIIAVVREHCTSLDTLAEDIIRIPATLDPLVPVLGVIPLQLLAYHMAVARGCDVDRPRNLAKSVTVE